The Phaseolus vulgaris cultivar G19833 chromosome 10, P. vulgaris v2.0, whole genome shotgun sequence DNA window CTTAGGCAGCGGTACAAAAAGAAAAGCCTAATAcctaacaaaaaacaaaaagaagaaaaacctatATGACAGTAATATTAACACCCCCCTCAAGATGGGAATATATGTTCTTCATTCCCAACTTGAATACAAGAGCTTTGAAAGCAGAAGGATGTAGAGGTTTGGTAAGAATGTCAGCGGTTTGCATGGCAGATGAAATCAGAAGGAGTTTGAGAAGACCACCGTTGAGTTTTTTCCGGACTATGTGACAAtcgatttcaatgtgcttggtccTCTCGTGGAAAACTTGATTAGAGGCAATCTGTATGGAAGATTGATTGTCACAATAAAGAGTTGCAGGAGTGATGAAAGGGACATGCAGATCCTGAAGCAGAAAGGCCAGCCACTGGAGTTCCCAAGTGGTGGCAGCAAGGGCTCTATATTCCGCCTCTGATGAGCTTTTGGAGATGGTTTGTTGCTTTTTGGATTTCCATGATATAAGAGATTCACCCaaaaaaaacagagaaaccAGTTATAGATTTTCGTGAATCAGGACAAGTTGCCCAATCTGAATCACTATAAGCTTTTAAGTGTACTGAACTATTGTTGTATAGGAAAATACCAGATCTAGGATTACCTTTAAGATATCTTAAGATACGAAGAGCAGCTTGTTGATGATTGTGGGTGGGTGCAGAGACAAATTGACTCAGATTATGAACATTGAATGCAATGTCAGGTCTTGTGTTGGTAAGGTATATCAAGCGTCCTATAAGACGACGAAAGGCAGAAGCGTCTTCATGATTGAGAGCAGTGCATCATTAGTGGAGAGCCGAGAATAATGGGCCATAGGAGTGGGCATGAGTGCGCAGCCCTGCATGCCCGTTTCATAAAAGAGATCAATGGTATATTTCCTTTGGCTGAGGTGTATACCGGAGCTGTTGCGGGCTACCTCGGGATCTATGAAGTTTGTAGACACTGTTGGAGTATGGAAGATGAAGGCCAGGGGGGTGGTTTCATGTAGACTTATTAAGTTAAGTCACCATGAAGGAAGGCATTGTTGACATCTATGTGGGTAAGAAGACATTTGTTAGTAGCAGCAAGAGCCAGGAGTAACCGAAGGGTGGTTAACTTTGCAACTGGGGCGAAGGCGTTCAGAAAATCAAGGCCTTCGACCTGAGTATAGCCTTTGGCTACTAGACGAGCCTTGTATCTATCTATGGTCCCATTAGATTTGTATTTAATCTTGTAAATCCAACGACAACCAATAGCAGTTTTATCAGGAGGCACGGAGGTGATAGTCCATGTGTTGTTGGTGGCTAAAGCATTTAGTTCATCCTGCATAGCTTGCTGCCAGCAGCTATGTTTGGAAGCCTCATTGTAATGTTGTGGTTCCATGTGAGACGAAATAGATGAAACAATATGCTTGAAAGTGGGTGATAAAGAATTATAGGAAATAAAATTAGATAGAGGATATTTAGTACTTACAGTGCTTGTGATAGGTAGCTCAGTGTGAAAATCATCCAGGTATATAGGGGGTCGTCGTGAACGTGATGAGCGTCTTGGTTGTGTCCGTGTATCCAGGGCAGTGGCAGGAGGTGGTGGAGTGTTCGGAATCTCCATAGAAGCCGGATCAAAGAAAAAATCACAATTCGAATCATAGTTAGGGGGAAGAGGAAGGGATAAATTGTTGGGATGCTATTGAGAATCATGATTCAAATTTTATGGAAAATGATTTTCATGAAAGACAATGTTTCTTGAGACCTCAATGGTATGattagttaaatttaaggaAAGGTAACCTTTAGTATTAGGTTGAAAGCCAAGGAAAATACCATGAACAAAACGAGGATCAAGCTTTTTTCTGTGAGCAGTGAGGGTATTGGAGTAGCATAAGCATCCAAAAACACGTAAACCAGAAATGTCACAGAGCTTGCCATTCAGTTTTTCATAAGGTGAAATGTTATGTAAAAAAGGAGTGGGAATGCAGTTAATAAGAAAAGCAATGATCCTGCTGGTTGactcgagtgcaagagtcttgccacgtcaaaggtatattctctcgatcagcttcgcaccacgctAGCCTTCGATCTCCACGTCTCAAATCCTCTcgagaacctgaagaaaacaaagacacagaatggcgccgctgcggccgatcgtgctctgacgctcaagtcagtgacggaatcaccaaatactaagagagaaaagctaaactcaaggaaccgtgcaagtattctctcagcgtactcaagtgttctcaaaagcgtaaagaagtgttctaaacgcgcgtacctcagaagttcgttagagttccttatatacctgagcactttctctctcctgacggttacacctctggacacgtggctcgcatccagctgtacacgtgtcaccatctggagcccccttctacttgagcgtcacctttACTCTTCAAGTTATTCggctaagttacccatgcaaggagtaactcgatGCATAGCTTccttggagtgcgatctcttctaagtggcgagtacggggtgtcaccatgcacaccttctctgtggtctcgcctgccgctatcacgatctgcttcacttgcacatcgtgcatgttttgggaaactgttcccttgcctcgacttctggctagggaatgatcatctgataacctcatcctTCGTGCTCGTACTTCATGAAAGCTTTAAGCAAGCCTTcttgatctttcggcgatgtgcccctttcggcggtctctaaccCCTTGGTCGCCTAaaactcacatacggcgactatgatgcgagcctggtgaccgccggttatacataccagagatcggagaacgccaagctaacaattggcgactacacaaacttcccgatgtgcttcccttctgtcagccaggtgttccgctcaacacgtCTACATTATCGctcgctgccacgtcatcacttccgactacctgatcggtacacaagccccccagtcttaacctgagacttgaccagcgaaaacactaagaggtcacgtcatcgtcgatctacgtggcactggtgCAGATTTCCGTACGTCtgtaccctctgcttttctgacgctccaccaacctcTTTTTCCATCACTCGACACgaggcttcatcaacggtcgtcTTCAACTGCTgtttgcgcttccgaaaacgttcgaaaaacccttaaacccttcgcacttccactgttccatcatctttcttcactctcaAGCATTCCAAGCGTTTTCTCTGCGAACCACGAAGCTTCtcgtctctctcaatctctaactttcttcaacgctcatccgatcacaaaaaggtaacccttttactccttctatggatatttgctgcattttaatcggtttgcataaTCCATTATCTGTttgaagcatacgttgtgggctgttctttccttttctccttttcttgtAACTTAGGGCTTCATCCTTTATAACGTTTATCCCAGCGAACCCTTATTCGTTCGCTCCGtcttcttcgtcctcaatcgagtcgttctctgtTATCCTCATTACatccctttctctttcctttgcagtttatgcgatggctcacacgaagtccaccgcgaaccctcctccttcatcgcgaaaccctccaccccaagcgcgtagggttgcccctggggcaaatcctccaccatcacgagcctctggtgctccttctaaTCAGGCTGAGAGGCTTGCTTCTTCTCATGCCAATCCTACTCAGGCAACTTCGCCGGTtgccggaggagcctccctaCCTCCACAAGACTACAAGgaactctacccttgggccaccccaacctTGCTAAAAGAGACTTCTTCGATAAATACTGAGTTGGGCATGCACCGATTGAGGAAAGGAGACCAATCCGACCTCTCCTTCCACAAAGAGCACGATAGCAAAATGACCGTGTTGCCCTGCCTCCCCGGGGAACCGATCTGCGCGGATaataaggggaacaacggcgagttgttctgctttatctACATGACattcttcaagaaagtgaagcttagGCTTCCTTTTACCGGCTTCGAGAGAGAGCTACTGACCGAGCTCAACGTCGCCCCTGCCCTGCGTTCGTGAGGGCATTCCAAATCATCTGCGCtcacttggggctgccagcttcagtggatgtctttcttttcctgttcgaggccaagaattccggagatcgcctctggattagcttgaattggattgctgggaggtcaatcctctcgatcttccagcaatcttacaaagactggaaggggaagttcgtcaaggtgtgcCAAAACGACCAAGACCCttccctgctcgacggcttccccttgtactgggtacacaaggggaacaaagactctaaagaaagcttcaggaggccaaggagtcctgacAATATGGGGGAGTTAGACAAAGATCtctgcctcttctggaagagtgtggctgcTACCAACATCACCCTCCCCACCGCCTCAATAATCAGCTTCGAGTTCCTTAaggaccaactcgaagctcacataggttagctcCTGCCCCAGCACCAAGTCTTTCACTTCGAGTTAACATTAACTTAGCGTCTTCACCACTATATTTGGCATTTCATTATTCTGTGTTGACTCCGATCATTCATCCATGTACTGCTTGTGTTATCTTATATGAATGCGCTTGAATGTTTGGCTTCTGCCTTGGTTGCTCATTTGTTCTTTATCTTgcgcagataatatgttgggcaaAGGGAAACTGGCAgaactgagggcgatcgcccggtCTCATAAGCTCGCGGCGCGCTCCCAAACcatgcccaactcggtggtggagatcgccgctgctcaaggcAAGACTCCTCCCCGAGGTGCAACATCTTCCGGGGTACTACCCGCCCCTCAAAGGAAAAAGCTGATATTGAGGAAACCAAAAAGGAAAGTTCCTCAAGTggtgcaagaagaagaagaggatgaagaaaccaccgaggatggcctcgttaccaAGAGCACAAGGGTGGCcccctcttcaccacctgcaatccaaacaccaacaccgccctcacctccagctctactaccaccagtccaagcgacgCCCTTAGCCGCCGCGGCCCCAGTGGTCGAGAGCAGCGACCCAaacttcatagagaaccctccaagcgcctccacgacATTCGTATATGCCGGAGAGGGTCCTCCCTCAACCACTTCTATTGTTGGGGCCGCACCAGGAGGAGATGAGGGCGCTCACAACTGGCCGATACTCATAACAGAATCTCcgacctcaccaccacgccaagaagccccccttgcccttcaaactcaagagggtggtggtgaaagtcagcaccaaactcctccagcacctccaccagcaaCAACCTCAAGCCTCCCAACCTCCCTCGAAGAGATCTtggggcccttcacagctaaactgaagatgatggcggaggatctcCCCTTGATTATATTGAAAGCCGTGAAGGACTCCCTTAAGAAGCTCCAAGGGAGAACTCAGCGCTCAAGGAGTCAAATCTGATTACAAGGGCTGAGGCTGAAAAGCTCTCGTGCAACCTGCTAATGACCGAGTTGGAGAACTTaaggctggaggacgccatggatGCTGAGCTAAGGAGCACGCGCAAAGAAGCCTCTGATCTGCGCAAAAAACTACACCTCCAAGTACAAGAGAAGATCGACTTGGAAAGCAAGTTGGTCCCTTATAGGCTTAAAGTGGCGAACTTGGAGGCTGCAAAGAAGGCGAATGCGACCAAGGTGGAAAACCTTGAGAAATGGTCAGCAGATTGGGAGGTTCTCCTCGGAAAGGTCGAAAAGAAAAGGGACGATGctcttgctaagctcgccaaaGCTCGAGAGGAGGCCCCAAAGATTGCTGCAGAGTTGGCCCAGGCTcgggacgaaggcaaaaagGCTGCTGAAGACCTTGCTCGAGCTCGCGAGGAaactgaagagctgaagaaacaaacacaagagctcgagcaaagcaCCACCCAAGTCCTCACcgccgggttcgacgccgctCTGGAGCAGGTTGCATGCCAataccccgagctcgacctttccatggtgtcgatttgcaacgaggtggtggatgggaagatcgtacCCTCCGAAGACTAGCTGCCTTCCTCCATCACCTTTCCTTTTGTAAAAACTTTATATGTAATTCTTCTGCTTATGTACTTGATCACATTCGTGTTCAAACTTGAATAGCAACTTTTGTATAACTTTCAATGCTGAAAAGTTGTTTTCTAATACTTCTCTTTAAATGCTTCTTACTTTTACTTGCTTTCACGCACTGCTTCAAACTTGAATAAAATGTTAACTTCATAACAATTTATCAAACGGTTAACTCAAAGTAgaacttgagcaactattaactttcaagcgatgacatttaatataacttgtgaacttaaggcaacaaacTTTAACATAAGTTACTTACTAGGCAacaggttttaacttaaactagtatcacaatacagtttacctgatctgcccagCAAAGTGAGCCCTTATTCTTGTCATCGCCTGGAACTTTTCTGATCGCCGTAGGGTTCTGGTGATGGGAACTttcttgccttcataacttgaccattgttccctcatctgggaggtagaggcgcctttcggatccttctctacctccctgagtttcagagcAATGAGCTGGACagtgaggtgttctctttgaacctaccttagctatctttTTAACTTCTTTCACCCTTTACGCCATActtgaactcgttcaagacgagaaggattttatctgtcttcacaccgcctacaagcgtggaagctttctctggtcttactaagtcaatattgatgtttcactcaaagggggaaaggcgttttccttccttCCCCACCGTGTAAGGTCAccaacacccctgacttttcagttcgtcttgcctgaactcactctgaggtgagaaggactttttctggtgcctcaacttgcccaggctgtacatctcctcccccctggatgcactgaggacttttaatcttgcctctatctgcttgtgcagagaggtctttcaatctgttctcacctgcacttgctcaaaggcgaggaggacttcttctgctctcgcctgcactcgctcaaaggcgaggaggacttcttctgttctcgcctgcactcgctcaaagtcgaggaggactttttcttgcctgcactcgctcaaagtcgaggaggactttctcttgcctgcactcgctcaaagtcgaggaggactttctcttgcctgcactcgctcaaagtcgaggaggactttttttggtgcctcaacttgcccagggtgtacatctcctcccccctggatacactgaggactttttctctttctcgccttcgctcgctcataggcgaggaggtctttttctctttctcgcctgcactcgctcataGGCAAGGAGGtcattttctctttctcgcctgcactcgctcaaaggcgaggaggtctttttctctttctcgcctgcactcgctcataggcgaggaggtctttttctctttctcgcctgcactcgctcaaaggcgaggaggtctttttctctttctcgcctttgctcgctcataggcgaggaggtctttttctcttcttgccTCAAGAtgcacgagagcgttgaggtctttgatcatcactggtgcctccgatcgccgaaagacgatgaggactttaaaactttaactactgtcgccgatcgccgaaaaacgatggggactttaaaaccttTAACTGGTGctgccaatcgccgaaagacgatggggactttaaaacttttaactggtgccgccAATTGCCGAAacacgatggggactttaaaacttttaactggaaagcatgcagcataactttGCCTTAGATCACGTTCGAGTGACAAGGTCTTAAAACTTTCGAAatagcaagcatgcaatcttagaaactttaaactttttaaatctcttctttattgggtggcctcgttaaaaaccctccttagggaaaaaaaagtgcccccttcaaactgttttaacagaaagcttgcaaatctcttcatgttcgtttttacttacaaagctttaactgtaatataacttgaggtgtgtggcgttccaggtgcgaggaatcgcccctccttctaacgtctctaagcggtaggcgccgttcccgagcacctcggttattctgaacggtcccgtccacttaggcgataacttgttctccatctcgtactgatgggccttcctcatcaccaggtcgccctctctaaactgccttggcattaccctggagttgtatcttcgctcaatcctcctttttactgcctcggcttttactattgcctcctccctgacctcatccagtaaatccagattcaatcttctttcttcattcgagtcttccgccacaaagttcaggaatctcggcgagctctcctggatttcaactggaatcattgcatcacatccataaaccaagctaaacggggtctcgtgggttcctgactgttcagtggtatggtacgcccaaactatgcggggtacctcttcagcccacgatcccttagctttctccagccttctctttaaacctctcagcaacacccgattggcagactctacttggccatttgtctgtgggtgctcgacggatgcaaacacctgttgtattcccacctcttcgcatagcttcttcaacaggtgacttgcaaactgagttccgttgtccgacaccaggcgcttaggcacaccaaaccggcacacgagattcttccacacaaaaccttcgatcttatgtgcggtgatctgggctactggctccgcttcgatccacttggtgaagtattcaatcgccaccaccaagtacttcatctgcctgaccgccaattggaaaggtcccagaatgtcaattccccaagtatgaaacggccacgggctgtaaattgacttcagctcttctggaggcgccttgtgccaatcggcgtgctgctgactttgtttgcaacactgtgcatacttcttgcagtcctccctcatcgttggccagtaataacctgcacggagagttcttgcagccagagctcgacccccgacgtgactcccacatataccttcatggagcttggccataattctagtgcatttttctccgtgcacacattctaggagtgggtgtgtaaactcaaacctgtacagctcgccatcgaTCATGGTGAACTAGCtgcagttcttctttatcttcctagcctccgttggatccagcgggagaaggccatctgccaggcagcgctggtattgcgttatccatgtgtctggcttatgcgtagcgcagacctgcgccacgttcaccctctccccccgacatgctcttattctcggcgatctcaaggtctcctgggtcaaggacctgtgactcctcgccgctttctccgtcgacttgcttatctgaagaaccaagtggtctgccacaaacgcTTTAGGCGTGTTTAGAGTTTCTTGGataactgtcctctgcctaccccccttgctcGAACttgcgagcttggctagcaagtcagctcgggcattttgccctctgggcacatgcactacttcaaatgagacaaaggaacccttcaactcctgcacatactccaagtaagccgccatctgtggatccttggcctagaactcgcctgttacttgtcccgtgaccaacaaggagtcactcttggccatcaacaccctagcccccatctccttagctAACAAGATGCCTGCGATCAatgcctcatattctgcttgattattgctggctttaaaagcaaatctcagggactgttctatccccacaccgttgggcccttctagaatgactccagcaccgctaccctgctggttagacgatccgtccaccgaaagcacccaacgaaaatcttccccctcaactcgtgctgcttccgacgagagctcgaccacgaaatcagcgaaaatctgccccttgatcggtcctcggggctggtacttgatgtcgaactccgatagctccaccgcccacttcaccattctcccagctatTTCGGGCTTCTTCAACACTTTCTGGATAGGCAATTCGGTCATTACcagcactgtaaaactgtgaaaatagtggcgcaacctcctcgtcGAAAATACGACTGCCAgcgcagctttctccaaggcctgatacctgacttctgggccttgcaacaccttgatgacgaagtaaataggcttccgggcctgatcttgatcttgggcgagcaccacACTCACcaccctctcagttacagcaaaatacaacctaagaggggttcccaccaaaggtttgcacaaaaccggcgggctcgccaggtattCTTTAAGCTTCATGAAGGCTTCTTCGCATTCCCtcgaccagacaaacttgttgtttcgccttaagcattggaagtacggatggcctttctctccactagttgatacgaaacgagacaacCTAAgaacttatcaggatttgcctctattcccctttcggttaagaggaaacctaagaacttccccgcctcctcgccaaaaatgcacttctcggggtttagctttaatctgaacttggcaatCGTGGTAAACAGCGCCTCCAGATCTgagacgtgcttgcttttctctaacgaggtcacgaccatatcatctacgtacgcttgcacattccttcccagcatcggtgcaagtaccttatccatcaacctttggtacgtggcccccgtgttcttcagcccgaagggcatcaccttgtagcagtagcacgatctcttagtcatgaaggcggtcttctcttcatccatgggatgcatctttatctggttataccccgagaaggcgtccagaaaactcatcaacttgcaccctgctgcgttgtcgaccagggcatctatgcttggcaaagggtatgaatcctttggacaagccttcttcaagtctgtgaagtcgacgcacatgcgccacttcccgttgctcttctttaccagcacgacattagctaaccattcagggtactggacctccctgatatggcctgcggcgaggagcttctgcgtttcatccctaatcgcctgtctcctctcctcattaaacttccttcttctctgtcgcactggtctgacctgtgtgtccattgccaaatggtgacacaagaagtcaGGGTCAATTCCCAGCATGtttgaagcagaccatgcaaaagcatccagatgtcgttctatcaccttggcgatctggtcttggagctcaccctccaaagatcttcccaacttgaaaaccttgcccccgatctccctctcgagccactcctcgacgggtttgggtctggtttccctggcgatcaccgccttggcgattcccgactccctcgcttcctctgggcggtttctcGCTTCTTCTTCCCGTCCGATGCTATTTCCCTCAACCTCAGCGTCTAtcatggtgacatcgcctccggcggcgacttccatcgccgcatcaacaactaGCCATTCTGTTGGcatgggcttcacaccgggttgatcaccaccccctccattaatggtaacttaaccttcatgtgcctggttgagggcacagctcctattctgttgagggttggccttcccaacagaatgttatacgctgagggggcattcacgacgaggtacttgattttctccaccctcgaggccacctcatccgtgaacgttgttctcagctcaatgtaccccctgaccttcacctgatcgccagcgaacccatttaagcatcctccatagggccttaactGGTCAAGGGTTAGTTGCAACttggtgaaagtcggccagaacattacatctgccgagcttccctggtccaccagcacccgatggaccttccttcccgccgtgactagCGAgacaactatgggatcgttgtcatgaggtacGACGTCCCTCagatcctcctttgtgaacgtaatgtccacatctggcaAGTGGTCTTCGAACACATCTActgccatcacagaccttgcatacttcttccgctgtgatgcagtgcacccaccacctgagaaacctcccgcgatggtgtggatctcgccatgagtgggcatctcatgctgctgaccCTCACCACTCGCCGGCTGagagctcgacgcaccccccgtcctcttgtccagcaggtaatcattcaagaagTCGCTCTTGACCAAgtcgtcgagctggtaacccagggcctaacaccttgtcgccaacTTTCTCAAGCGCTTTAAGCTTGgcagctatgttgggaatggcgatcaggtccgccaatcccatgacaaacttgtactttggtgggcgattaaactccctggggcgccctgggccccttcccttgtttttctttggatcgtagggatggcgagtcctttgatccttcttggccACCATcatctccagcaccctctgcggctggatcctattctgggctcgtggcctagtaggggccacgctccctctcttctcggcgacctcattCTCGTCGGTGATGTGGGCCACAGCAAGTCGCcgaacctcagcaaacgtggcggggtgggccctaatcagcgcctcacagaaaggtcccggcagcacgccctttttgaaggcgtataccaacatctcctcgtctttggcaggcgagcggaccatctgtgctccaaaacgattcaaatagtccttgagggactctccctggtactgcctcacatcgaacaggtcataagacaccctagcgccttgttcacaatgtactggtcgacgaaaagcttcgaaaactgctggaaattggttatgtgacctgtaggcaaactaacaaaccattccagcgctgttccctggagcgtgctcacaaataTCTTGCAATAGACAGCATCTGAGCCTCCTAATAGCATCATCAGCGTGTGGAACGTAGTGAGgtgtgcttcaggatcctccacgtcggagaacgccaagctaacaattggcgactacacaaacttcccgatgtgcttcccttctgtcagccaggtgttccgctgAACACGTCTACATTATCGCTCGCTGCCatgtcatcacttccgactacctgatcggtacaaGCAACATGTTGAATAGCAAAATCCCAAAAAAGAGAAGGTAAGTTTGTTTGAAAAAGTAAGGCACGGGTAACATTCAAAAGATGTTGATGTTTTTTTCAACTATGCTGTTTTGTTCAGGAGTTTCAACACAAGTGGTTTGATGGATAATGCCTTTAGAAGAGAAAAAATCTTTCATAGAAAATTCAGCACTGTTATCAGTTCGTACAGTTTGAACAGTAGTGTGAAAATGGTTTTCAACATATGCAATGAATTTAAGAATATGACCGCGAACTTCAGATTTAGTATGTAAAAGGATAACCCAAGTATGGCGCGAGAAATCATCCACAACAgttaaaaaatatctataacCTTGCATTGAAATGACAGGGCATGGACCCTAAATGTCCATATGAAGTAATTCAAAAATCTTAGTAGTAACAGTAGTACTTAAAGCAAATGgaagtttcttttatttttctcgaTGGCAAGTATCACAAACATGCAATTTTCCAGCAATAATGTAAGGATATTTAGTtcttgttccgtccggttgacctggaacgtcttcgtgcgcgacctcgaccgtctgctagggactccttcccactgatcacctgtggattcctgcaaagaaggacaaaagggcgccctagcggccgtttgcactccgacgctcaagtcagccagcaagaaacaccaaaaactatgcacctc harbors:
- the LOC137815555 gene encoding uncharacterized protein; this translates as MTELENLRLEDAMDAELRSTRKEASDLRKKLHLQVQEKIDLESKLVPYRLKVANLEAAKKANATKVENLEKWSADWEVLLGKVEKKRDDALAKLAKAREEAPKIAAELAQARDEGKKAAEDLARAREETEELKKQTQELEQSTTQVLTAGFDAALEQVACQYPELDLSMVSICNEVVDGKIVPSED